Proteins encoded by one window of Dioscorea cayenensis subsp. rotundata cultivar TDr96_F1 chromosome 6, TDr96_F1_v2_PseudoChromosome.rev07_lg8_w22 25.fasta, whole genome shotgun sequence:
- the LOC120263296 gene encoding DNA-3-methyladenine glycosylase, translating into MAAALGSHVAPPLRPSPMKTSSIAPPSFKRTPKKKTTTTTNKKKQSSRAVDHHSTPLLITPVPTNPSPAPILPPEFFLVDALDLAPRLLGKLLRRDEVVLRITEVEAYRPNDTACHGRFGLTARTAPVFGAGGHAYVYLCYGLHMMLNIVADEEGVGAAVLIRSCSPVNGLKTIQERRGQNTVKPVLLTGPGKVGQALGLTTAWSHHPLYTPGGLEVLDGPEPENILVGPRVGIEYASPEHVSAPWRFAIAGSPWISSPRNTLRPP; encoded by the exons ATGGCTGCAGCTCTCGGTTCCCACGTTGCTCCGCCATTGCGACCATCTCCGATGAAGACCTCTTCCATTGCTCCCCCGAGCTTCAAGAGAACTCCCAAGAAGAAGACAACGACAACGACGAATAAGAAGAAGCAGTCCTCCCGTGCCGTCGATCACCATAGCACGCCGTTACTCATCACCCCAGTTCCAACAAACCCGAGTCCGGCTCCGATCTTGCCACCGGAGTTCTTCCTCGTTGACGCCCTCGACCTCGCCCCTCGCCTCCTCGGCAAGCTTCTCCGCCGCGATGAAGTCGTCCTCCGGATCACCGAG GTGGAGGCGTATAGACCGAATGATACGGCGTGCCACGGGAGGTTCGGCCTCACGGCCAGGACGGCGCCGGTG TTTGGAGCAGGAGGGCATGCTTATGTGTATCTTTGCTATGGGCTTCACATGATGCTCAATATTGTTGCTGATGAGGAAGGGGTTGGTGCTGCTGTGCTTATACGCTCTTGCTCTCCTGTTAATG GATTGAAAACCATCCAGGAACGGCGAGGTCAGAACACTGTCAAGCCGGTCCTGCTTACAGGACCTGGAAAG GTTGGCCAAGCGTTGGGGCTGACAACTGCCTGGTCACACCATCCTCTTTACACCCCTG gtGGTTTGGAAGTACTTGATGGGCCTGAACCGGAGAATATATTGGTCGGTCCACGAGTCGGGATTGAGTATGCCTCGCCGGAGCATGTCAGTGCACCATGGAGGTTTGCCATTGCTGGCAGCCCCTGGATAAGCTCCCCTAGAAACACTCTTAGGCCTCcttaa
- the LOC120262987 gene encoding protein trichome birefringence-like → MNSVFKPRKTKIFVFGFMFVSIACTAYPWINNFFTSSSSSSIHYRSQFSSIFSYIFPNSSLVSTVGSSGSGLTVDFKQKDGILVKNLGKKSADNKKGGSLNERNMNGSGVTVNLIKSLIECDLFQGKWVKDESYPLYIEGSCPHIYEAFNCFLNGRLDKSYQKLRWQPNECNIPRLNGSDMLERLRDKRLAFVGDSLNRNMWESLVCVLRNSVKDKNNVVEISGRREFKTEGFYSFLFKDYGCKIEFFQSPFLVQEWEMVDNNGHKKETLRLDIIESSLSKFKDADVIVFNTGHWWTHEKTSKGKDYYQEGNHVYNELNVVEAFHRALNTWAKWVDANVNPKKTLVFFMGYSASHFSGGQWNSGGACDNETEPIKNETYLSSYPWKMNVLETILKGMKTRISYLNITRMTDYRKDAHPSVYRKQNLTETEKRSPERYQDCSHWCLPGVPDSWNELLYVQLLIQQH, encoded by the exons atgaactCAGTGTTCAAgccaagaaaaacaaagatatttgTCTTTGGTTTCATGTTTGTATCCATTGCTTGCACTGCATATCCATGGATCAATAACTTCTtcacttcctcttcttcttcctctattCACTATAGATCTCAATTTTCCTCCattttttcctatattttcCCCAATTCTTCTCTGGTTTCAACTGTTGGTAGTTCTGGAAGTGGACTTACAGTTGATTTCAAGCAAAAAGATGGCATCTTGGTGAAGAATCTAGGAAAAAAGAGTGCTGATAATAAGAAAGGTGGCAGCTTGAATGAAAGAAACATGAATGGAAGTGGAGTTACAGTGAATTTGATTAAGAGTTTGATTGAATGTGATttatttcaaggaaaatgggtgAAGGATGAATCATATCCATTATACATTGAAGGATCATGTCCTCACATTTATGAagcttttaattgttttctcaATGGAAGGCTTGATAAATCTTATCAGAAACTCAGATGGCAGCCTAATGAATGCAACATCCCAAG ATTGAATGGGAGTGATATGTTGGAGAGATTGAGAGATAAAAGACTTGCTTTCGTCGGTGATTCACTTAATAGAAACATGTGGGAGTCTCTTGTTTGTGTGTTGAGGAACTCtgttaaagataaaaataatgtgGTTGAGATATCGGGAAGGCGGGAATTCAAGACTGAAggtttttattctttcttgtttAAG GATTATGGTTGCAAGATCGAGTTCTTTCAATCGCCGTTTCTAGTTCAAGAGTGGGAGATGGTAGATAACAATGGACATAAGAAGGAAACTCTTCGACTCGATATAATTGAGAGTTCTTTGTCGAAGTTTAAGGATGCTGATGTGATTGTATTCAATACAGGACATTGGTGGACTCATGAGAAAACTTCCAAAGG GAAAGATTATTACCAAGAAGGCAACCATGTGTACAATGAGCTAAATGTCGTCGAAGCATTTCATAGAGCTCTTAATACATGGGCTAAATGGGTGGATGCCAATGTAAACCCGAAGAAAACTCTCGTCTTCTTTATGGGTTATTCGGCCTCTCACTTTAG TGGTGGGCAATGGAATTCCGGTGGGGCTTGCGATAATGAAACAGAACCAATCAAGAATGAGACATATCTTTCATCTTATCCATGGAAAATGAATGTTCTTGAGACAATACTCAAAGGGATGAAAACCCGGATTTCTTACTTAAACATTACAAGAATGACTGATTATAGGAAAGATGCACACCCTTCTGTTTATCGGAAACAAAACCTCACTGAAACGGAGAAAAGATCGCCGGAGAGGTATCAAGATTGCAGTCATTGGTGCTTGCCCGGAGTGCCTGATTCTTGGAATGAATTACTATATGTGCAGTTATTGATCCAACAACATTGA
- the LOC120263745 gene encoding homeobox-leucine zipper protein HOX11 → MELGLSLGFGGCSSAPPVQLELLPMEPVLRDQCSSQLALQWLPNNSRNLEILTTRGFDVNRTPATETESETALAPASPNNSAGSSHQLERDEDENSLSRKKLRLSKEQSAFLEESFKEHNTLNPKQKLALAKHLNLRPRQVEVWFQNRRARTKLKQTEVDCEYLKRCCETLTEENRRLHKELAELRALKATAAHPLLAHLPATTLSMCPSCERVSSSSTTSGAGVKPSTPPFSHLSKARFFPFAAHPSAAS, encoded by the exons aTGGAGCTTGGACTGAGCTTGGGGTTTGGAGGGTGTTCGAGTGCTCCACCGGTGCAGCTTGAGCTGCTACCAATGGAGCCAGTGCTTAGGGATCAGTGTTCTTCTCAGCTTGCTCTTCAATGGCTTCCAAACAACAGCA GAAATCTAGAGATTTTAACGACAAGAGGGTTCGACGTGAACCGCACGCCGGCGACGGAGACGGAGAGTGAAACGGCGCTAGCACCGGCATCACCGAACAACAGCGCAGGGTCTTCACATCAACTTGAGAGAGATGAAGACGAGAACTCACTTTCCAGGAAAAAACTCAGGCTTTCTAAAGAACAATCTGCCTTCCTTGAAGAAAGCTTCAAAGAACACAACACTCTCAATCCA AAACAAAAGCTAGCTTTGGCTAAACACTTGAATCTCAGACCCAGACAAGTTGAAGTTTGGTTCCAGAATAGAAGAGCAAG AACAAAGTTGAAGCAAACTGAAGTGGATTGTGAGTACTTGAAGAGATGTTGTGAGACATTGACAGAAGAGAACAGAAGGCTTCATAAAGAGCTGGCGGAGCTCCGGGCACTGAAGGCCACGGCAGCACATCCTCTTCTTGCCCACCTTCCGGCGACCACCCTTTCGATGTGTCCGTCATGCGAGCGTGTCTCATCGTCGTCTACGACTTCCGGCGCCGGCGTGAAGCCGTCCACTCCGCCATTTTCTCATCTCTCAAAGGCTCGGTTCTTCCCTTTTGCTGCTCACCCTTCTGCTGCTTCTTAG
- the LOC120262889 gene encoding putative D-cysteine desulfhydrase 1, mitochondrial isoform X1, whose amino-acid sequence MTGFGGFLEKKPYVPPSWASHLTLIPSHTCSIGRFPTPIHKWELPNLPQGTEVWIKREDLTGILLSGNKARKLEFLMADAVAQGADCVITMGGLQSNHCRTTAAAARYLKLDCYLICFVEYPNKDPGLVGNLLIDRLVGAHIKLVPGQAYFDIGPEALFEMFRRKLVAEGKKPYIIPIGASNTLGTWGYIDGIREIEQQIQEENQKIQFDDIVVACGSGGTVAGLAIGSKLSGLNIKIKAFSVTTSRESFVDNIQSKIDELQAGFDLNELVTIQDVQGLGYGFSTTEELKFVKEIATSTGVLLDSVYCGKAAFGMMNDMKANPKKWEGRKVLFIHTGGIYELYNKSDQMLPFAGDLSKLEIDESVSPTA is encoded by the exons ATGACTGGTTTTGGAGGGTTCCTTGAGAAGAAGCCATATGTGCCACCTTCATGGGCTTCTCATCTCACTCTCATACCTTCCCATACCTGCAGCATTGGCCGT TTTCCCACTCCCATACACAAATGGGAACTTCCCAATCTTCCACAAGGAACTGAAGTTTGGATAAAG CGTGAGGATCTTACTGGAATATTATTGAGTGGCAATAAAGCAAGAAAGTTGGAATTTTTGATGGCTGATGCCGTTGCGCAAGGTGCAGACTGTGTTATTACTATGGGAGGCTTGCAAAGTAATCACTGTCGCACAACTGCTGCAGCTGCAAgatatttgaaacttgattgtTATCTGATATGCTTCGTCGAG TACCCAAATAAAGATCCTGGTTTGGTTGGCAATCTTCTCATTGATCGGCTTGTCGGAGCTCATATTAAGCTTGTTCCTGGTCAAGCATACTTCGACATTGGACCAGAG GCTCTTTTTGAGATGTTCCGGAGAAAATTGGTAGCAGAAGGGAAAAAGCCGTACATCATTCCTATCGGAGCATCGAACACTCTCGGAACCTg GGGTTATATTGATGGGATAAGGGAGATAGAACAGCAGATTCAAGAAGAAAATCAGAAAATTCAGTTTGATGACATTGTTGTTGCATGTGgaag TGGGGGAACCGTTGCTGGTCTTGCAATAGGATCAAAATTAAGCGGCTTGAATATTA AGATCAAGGCATTCTCTGTTACAACATCCCGAGAGTCCTTCGTCGACAATATCCAATCCAAGATTGATGAACTACAAgctggttttgatttaaatgagCTAGTGACTATCCAAGAT GTACAGGGATTAGGCTATGGTTTCAGCACAACTGAAGAGCTTAAATTTGTTAAAGAAATAGCAACAAGCACTGGTGTTTTACTTGACTCTGTTTACTG CGGAAAAGCGGCATTTGGCATGATGAATGACATGAAAGCGAACCCGAAAAAATGGGAAGGTCGAAAGGTTCTTTTCATACACACCGGAGGTATATATGAACTATACAATAAGAGTGATCAAATGCTGCCTTTTGCCGGGGATTTGAGTAAATTGGAGATCGATGAGTCTGTTTCGCCTACTGCCTGA
- the LOC120262889 gene encoding putative D-cysteine desulfhydrase 1, mitochondrial isoform X2 — MTGFGGFLEKKPYVPPSWASHLTLIPSHTCSIGRFPTPIHKWELPNLPQGTEVWIKREDLTGILLSGNKARKLEFLMADAVAQGADCVITMGGLQSNHCRTTAAAARYLKLDCYLICFVEYPNKDPGLVGNLLIDRLVGAHIKLVPGQAYFDIGPEALFEMFRRKLVAEGKKPYIIPIGASNTLGTWGYIDGIREIEQQIQEENQKIQFDDIVVACGSGGTVAGLAIGSKLSGLNIKIKAFSVTTSRESFVDNIQSKIDELQAGFDLNELVTIQDVQGLGYGFSTTEELKFVKEIATSTGVLLDSVYCGKAAFGMMNDMKANPKKWEGRKVLFIHTGGIYELYNKSDQMLPFAGDLSKLEIDESVSPTA, encoded by the exons ATGACTGGTTTTGGAGGGTTCCTTGAGAAGAAGCCATATGTGCCACCTTCATGGGCTTCTCATCTCACTCTCATACCTTCCCATACCTGCAGCATTGGCCGT TTTCCCACTCCCATACACAAATGGGAACTTCCCAATCTTCCACAAGGAACTGAAGTTTGGATAAAG CGTGAGGATCTTACTGGAATATTATTGAGTGGCAATAAAGCAAGAAAGTTGGAATTTTTGATGGCTGATGCCGTTGCGCAAGGTGCAGACTGTGTTATTACTATGGGAGGCTTGCAAAGTAATCACTGTCGCACAACTGCTGCAGCTGCAAgatatttgaaacttgattgtTATCTGATATGCTTCGTCGAG TACCCAAATAAAGATCCTGGTTTGGTTGGCAATCTTCTCATTGATCGGCTTGTCGGAGCTCATATTAAGCTTGTTCCTGGTCAAGCATACTTCGACATTGGACCAGAG GCTCTTTTTGAGATGTTCCGGAGAAAATTGGTAGCAGAAGGGAAAAAGCCGTACATCATTCCTATCGGAGCATCGAACACTCTCGGAACCTg GGGTTATATTGATGGGATAAGGGAGATAGAACAGCAGATTCAAGAAGAAAATCAGAAAATTCAGTTTGATGACATTGTTGTTGCATGTGgaag TGGGGGAACCGTTGCTGGTCTTGCAATAGGATCAAAATTAAGCGGCTTGAATATTAAA ATCAAGGCATTCTCTGTTACAACATCCCGAGAGTCCTTCGTCGACAATATCCAATCCAAGATTGATGAACTACAAgctggttttgatttaaatgagCTAGTGACTATCCAAGAT GTACAGGGATTAGGCTATGGTTTCAGCACAACTGAAGAGCTTAAATTTGTTAAAGAAATAGCAACAAGCACTGGTGTTTTACTTGACTCTGTTTACTG CGGAAAAGCGGCATTTGGCATGATGAATGACATGAAAGCGAACCCGAAAAAATGGGAAGGTCGAAAGGTTCTTTTCATACACACCGGAGGTATATATGAACTATACAATAAGAGTGATCAAATGCTGCCTTTTGCCGGGGATTTGAGTAAATTGGAGATCGATGAGTCTGTTTCGCCTACTGCCTGA
- the LOC120263518 gene encoding putative D-cysteine desulfhydrase 1, mitochondrial has translation MSSSLFLRPAIVVASSAHSTALLPNSRQREKKTSISSLMASHRGFLADRPYEPPSWASHLSPIPSHIRSLAHLPTPIHKWNLPDLPEETEVWIKRDDLSGMQLSGNKVRKLEFLMAEALAQGADCVITVGGIQSNHCRATAVAAKYLNLDCYLILRTSKVLADKDPGLTGNLLVERLVGAHIDLVSKEEYAKIGSVALADLLKTRLIEEGRKPYIIPVGGSNSLGTWGYIEAVREIEQQSQTDNIQFDDIVVACGSGGTIAGLSLGAQLSSLKAEIHAFSVCDSPEYFYDFTQGLIDGLQASADSHDLVNIKDAKGLGYAMNTAEELKFVKQIAEATGVVLDPVYSGKAAIGMLRDMKENPSKWKSHKVLFIHTGGLLGLFDKVDEMKSMVGKWRKMEIDDTVPRVEGTGKMF, from the exons atgagTTCGTCTTTGTTCTTGAGGCCTGCCATTGTTGTAGCTTCATCTGCTCACTCTACTGCTCTTCTACCAAATAGCCGACAAAGAGAGAAGAAGACCTCAATCTCATCACTAATGGCTTCTCATCGAGGATTCCTTGCTGATAGACCGTATGAGCCGCCCTCTTGGGCTTCTCATCTCAGCCCCATCCCTTCCCATATCCGTTCGCTTGCTCAT CTTCCCACTCCAATACACAAATGGAATCTTCCTGATCTTCCTGAAGAAACTGAAGTGTGGATAAAG CGTGATGATCTTTCAGGAATGCAGCTGAGTGGTAACAAAGTGAGGAAGCTGGAATTTTTGATGGCCGAAGCCCTTGCGCAAGGGGCAGACTGTGTTATTACCGTGGGAGGTATTCAAAGCAACCATTGCCGTGCAACTGCTGTGGCTGCAAAATATTTGAACCTTGATTGCTATCTGATATTACGCACCTCGAAG GTTCTAGCAGATAAAGATCCTGGTTTGACAGGCAATCTTCTTGTTGAGAGGCTGGTTGGAGCTCATATTGACCTCGTCTCAAAAGAAGAATATGCGAAGATTGGCAGTGTG GCTCTTGCGGACTTGCTAAAGACGAGATTGATAGAAGAAGGGAGAAAACCATACATCATTCCTGTTGGTGGATCCAACTCCCTTGGCACCTG GGGTTACATTGAGGCGGTGAGGGAGATAGAGCAGCAAAGTCAAACAGACAATATTCAGTTTGATGACATTGTTGTCGCATGTGGAAG TGGAGGAACTATTGCTGGTCTTTCACTAGGAGCACAGTTAAGCAGCTTGAAGGCCGAA ATTCATGCATTCTCAGTTTGTGATTCTCCGGAATACTTCTACGACTTCACTCAAGGCTTGATTGATGGACTGCAAGCCAGTGCCGATTCACATGATTTAGTGAACATTAAAGAC GCAAAGGGATTAGGCTATGCCATGAACACAGCTGAAGAGCTTAAATTTGTTAAACAAATAGCAGAAGCCACCGGAGTTGTCCTTGATCCAGTTTACAG TGGGAAAGCAGCAATTGgcatgctgagagacatgaaAGAGAACCCTTCTAAATGGAAATCTCACAAGGTATTGTTCATACACACTGGCGGGCTCCTCGGGTTATTTGATAAGGTTGATGAAATGAAGTCGATGGTAGGGAAATGGCGAAAAATGGAGATCGATGACACAGTTCCTCGTGTCGAGGGGACTGGTAAGATGTTCTAA
- the LOC120263517 gene encoding DNA polymerase epsilon subunit B has translation MGLGAAAAAAKKKAQRRFKLRGFTLKVDALDEALAFVSRFPEAEDEALDLLIDEIDKESLKSSILDRDAIQRVVSLLLEAESAVEPTASVASSRTALRVIDVFLVPRFRYDSIKRVFYEHTGKLPIHGEAGDKAALYRDRFQLLLQRLSRDKYFSRPAFDTIMSDSDSYEITPIQSLIGCTGRRWIMGVISQLEEGHFFLEDLTAAVPIDLSSAKITSGFFVENTIIVAEGELLSNGTFQVNTCGFPPLEDRDTSLSLIMGLDFFGGGILSTEETLRLSGLEKNAVNDMFVILSDIWLDNDEAMEKLAVVLDGYNSVEVVPSLFILMGNFCSRPCNLAFNSFSSLRSQFGKLGEMISARSRLKEQSRFLLIPGPDDAGPSKVLPRCALPKYLIEELQEHVPNAIFSSNPCRIKFYTQEIVLFRQDLLYRMRRSSLIPPSTEETSDPFEHLVATITHQSHLCPLPLTVQPIIWNYDHCLRLYPTPHTIILGDRSEQKAFKYTGITCFNPGSFSNDSTFAAYRPSTQEVELSALEN, from the exons ATGGGTTTGGGGGccgcggcggcggcggcgaaGAAGAAGGCGCAGCGCCGGTTCAAGCTAAGAGGGTTCACCCTCAAAGTCGACGCCTTGGATGAAGCCCTCGCGTTCGTGTCCCGATTCCCTGAGGCCGAGGACGAGGCTCTCGATCTCCTCATCGATGAGATCGACAAAGAATCAC TGAAATCGTCAATTTTGGATCGGGACGCGATTCAGAGAGTTGTGAGCTTGTTGCTCGAGGCTGAATCGGCTGTGGAACCGACCGCAAGTGTTGCTAGTAGTCGCACGGCGCTCAGAGTCATTGATGTGTTCCTTGTCCCGAGATTCCGATATGATTCCATCAAGAGAGTGTTCTACGA GCATACAGGAAAGTTGCCAATCCATGGGGAAGCAGGTGATAAAGCAGCACTATACAGGGATAGGTTCCAGCTATTGCTTCAAAGGCTTTCTCGAGATAAATACTTTTCAAGACCAGCATTTGATACTATAATGTCTGACTCAGATAGTTATGAG ATAACTCCAATTCAATCTTTAATTGGATGTACGGGAAGGAGGTGGATCATGGGGGTTATATCTCAATTAGAAGAAGGCCATTTTTTCTTGGAGGACCTTACTGCAGCTGTGCCAATTGACTTATCTAGTGCA AAGATAACTTCTGGATTCTTTGTTGAGAACACAATAATCGTGGCAGAAGGAGAGCTTCTTTCAAATGGCACCTTTCAG GTCAATACTTGTGGCTTTCCACCTTTGGAGGACAGAGACACTTCACTTTCATTAATCATGGGACTTGATTTCTTTGGTGGTGGTATACTCTCAACAGAAGAAACT CTTCGACTATCAGGGCTTGAAAAGAATGCAGTCAATGATATGTTTGTGATTCTTTCTGATATATGGTTGGACAATGATGAG GCCATGGAAAAGCTAGCTGTGGTCTTGGATGGTTATAACAGTGTGGAGGTAGTTCCATCTTTGTTTATTCTGATGGGAAATTTCTGCTCTCGTCCTTGTAATCTTGCCTTCAATTCATTCTCAAGTCTCAG GTCGCAGTTTGGCAAACTTGGGGAAATGATTTCAGCCCGTTCAAGACTCAAAGAGCAAAGCCGGTTTTTGTTAATCCCTGGTCCAGATGATGCAG GTCCATCAAAAGTTCTACCAAGGTGTGCATTACCAAAATACTTAATAGAAGAACTTCAAGAGCATGTCCCTAATGCTATTTTCTCAAGCAATCCTTGCAG AATTAAATTTTATACACAAGAAATCGTATTATTTCGTCAAGATCTGTTGTATAGAATGCGTCGTTCCTCCCTGATCCCTCCATCAACTGAAGAAACAAGCGATCCATTTGAACAT CTTGTGGCCACAATCACTCATCAAAGTCATCTATGTCCATTGCCTCTCACTGTGCAACCCATCATCTGGAATTACGATCATTGCCTTCGCTTATATCCGACTCCTCATacg ATAATACTCGGGGACAGAAGCGAACagaaagcattcaaatacaccgGAATCACATGCTTCAACCCGGGTTCCTTCTCTAATGACAGCACATTCGCAGCTTATCGACCTTCTACTCAAGAAGTCGAACTCTCGGCACTAGAAAACTAA